Proteins from one Patescibacteria group bacterium genomic window:
- a CDS encoding NTP transferase domain-containing protein, giving the protein MIRKVLISAAGRGTRMLELSKDKPKHLIEANGRPFLYYLLSNLKAAGFEEIIMVVGYKKEFMEEFLTKYPEFKIQLVNQFEILGEEKYGTACPLECVKDILKGQSFLAVYGDNLYSVEDLKRLNIDDDYNYIAGLAHQHPENYGVLAVDKNSFLKQIVEKPAQPVGNLINTGLYKFTPEVFDYLDKIDISPRGEYELTDVINLLAKQGKVKVIDLKGVWLDFGKPEDVQRVEDYLNNN; this is encoded by the coding sequence ATGATTAGAAAAGTACTTATTTCAGCTGCTGGACGCGGTACTAGGATGCTAGAGTTGTCCAAAGACAAACCAAAACATCTCATAGAGGCTAATGGTCGTCCCTTTCTTTATTATCTTTTATCAAATCTAAAAGCCGCTGGTTTTGAAGAAATTATAATGGTCGTTGGTTACAAAAAAGAATTTATGGAAGAATTTTTGACCAAATATCCAGAATTTAAAATCCAGCTAGTTAATCAATTTGAAATACTCGGTGAAGAGAAGTATGGCACAGCTTGTCCTCTGGAGTGTGTCAAAGATATTTTGAAAGGTCAAAGTTTTTTGGCAGTCTACGGAGATAATCTATATTCGGTTGAAGATTTGAAAAGATTAAATATTGATGATGATTACAATTATATAGCTGGCTTAGCCCACCAGCACCCAGAAAATTATGGTGTGCTAGCAGTGGATAAAAATAGTTTTTTGAAACAAATAGTAGAAAAACCTGCTCAGCCAGTTGGTAATTTGATTAATACTGGATTATACAAATTTACTCCAGAAGTTTTTGATTATTTAGATAAGATAGATATTTCTCCTCGCGGTGAATATGAGCTGACAGATGTCATAAATCTTTTAGCCAAACAGGGCAAGGTAAAAGTAATTGACCTCAAAGGTGTCTGGCTTGATTTTGGCAAGCCGGAAGATGTCCAGAGAGTAGAAGATTATTTAAATAATAATTAG
- a CDS encoding peptidoglycan bridge formation glycyltransferase FemA/FemB family protein, whose protein sequence is MKLVCNKENYDDFLTTRFVSGNFLQSSVWRNFLSRQGKRYWQAAVLEEDKLIGLCLLYENKLPFDRTYLYSPKGPVISQGISEEKRKDVLRFILSQAREITIETKKKEEIFFKLEPENSNLILPELQKCPDVQPRDTWILDIKDEEKKLLANMHTKTRYNIALAKKKGVSVFFSQDEKDIEIFLALNRKTADRKEIKIHDDDYYRLLFKTLLDHKVAHLAIATVNGQPVAANILIYFGQAMTYLHGASDYEFRNYMAPHLLQWESIKKAKTLGAEIYDFWGIAPEDGSKPKWVGISRFKKGFGGQVVYSPGAYNLIYNNSWYSIYKLAKIILRK, encoded by the coding sequence ATGAAGTTAGTTTGTAATAAAGAAAATTATGATGATTTTTTAACTACCAGATTTGTCTCTGGTAATTTTTTACAGTCTAGTGTTTGGAGAAATTTTTTATCTAGACAGGGCAAAAGATATTGGCAAGCAGCGGTCTTAGAAGAGGATAAATTAATAGGTCTTTGTCTTTTGTATGAAAACAAATTACCTTTTGACAGGACTTATCTTTATAGTCCCAAGGGACCGGTCATTAGTCAGGGTATAAGCGAAGAAAAAAGAAAGGATGTTTTAAGATTTATTTTGTCACAAGCACGAGAGATTACTATTGAAACCAAAAAAAAGGAAGAAATATTTTTTAAGTTAGAACCAGAAAATAGTAATTTGATTTTGCCAGAACTACAAAAGTGTCCAGATGTCCAACCGCGTGATACTTGGATTCTTGATATCAAAGATGAAGAAAAAAAATTACTAGCCAATATGCACACTAAGACCAGATACAATATTGCTTTGGCCAAGAAAAAAGGAGTGTCAGTATTTTTTTCTCAAGACGAAAAAGATATAGAAATTTTTTTGGCGTTGAATAGAAAAACAGCCGATAGAAAAGAAATAAAAATTCATGACGATGATTATTATCGTTTACTTTTTAAAACCTTACTTGATCATAAAGTTGCTCATCTAGCTATAGCCACAGTAAACGGTCAGCCGGTAGCGGCCAATATTTTGATTTATTTTGGTCAAGCTATGACCTATTTGCATGGTGCTTCAGATTATGAATTCAGAAATTATATGGCACCACATCTTTTGCAGTGGGAGAGTATAAAAAAAGCCAAAACTCTGGGCGCGGAGATTTATGATTTTTGGGGTATTGCCCCAGAAGACGGATCCAAACCAAAATGGGTTGGTATTAGTCGTTTTAAAAAAGGTTTTGGCGGTCAGGTGGTATATTCACCAGGGGCCTACAACTTGATTTATAACAATAGCTGGTATAGCATATATAAACTTGCCAAAATTATTTTAAGAAAATAG
- the ruvA gene encoding Holliday junction branch migration protein RuvA, which yields MIAYLKGKIIKKATRSAIVLVGGIGYDVFLPTKTLEKCREQDEVDFFIHSYIKEDAFDLYGFSSLEELDFFKKLISVSGVGPKSALNVLALASLDDLKRAITSGDSTMLQKVSGIGKKTAERLVVDLKEKFIVDLSQPSMTSDSDKQVAEALMSLGYKQSEAQEVLKTLPKSDDLATRIKEALKYINK from the coding sequence ATGATAGCCTATTTAAAAGGTAAGATAATCAAAAAAGCTACTAGATCCGCCATTGTTTTGGTTGGTGGGATAGGTTATGATGTTTTTTTGCCAACCAAAACTCTAGAAAAATGCCGTGAGCAGGATGAGGTGGATTTTTTTATTCATTCTTATATCAAAGAGGATGCTTTTGATCTTTATGGTTTTTCCAGTTTAGAGGAGTTGGATTTTTTCAAAAAACTTATTTCTGTGTCAGGCGTCGGACCAAAGAGTGCTTTAAATGTCTTGGCTCTAGCCTCACTTGATGATCTCAAGCGGGCTATTACTAGTGGAGATTCTACTATGCTACAAAAAGTGTCTGGTATTGGTAAGAAGACTGCTGAGAGACTAGTGGTAGACCTCAAAGAAAAATTTATTGTGGACTTGAGCCAACCATCTATGACCAGTGATAGCGACAAGCAAGTAGCCGAAGCTTTGATGTCACTGGGCTACAAACAAAGTGAGGCTCAAGAAGTATTAAAGACTTTGCCCAAGAGTGATGATCTGGCCACGCGTATCAAAGAAGCTCTTAAATATATAAACAAATGA